From Centroberyx gerrardi isolate f3 chromosome 10, fCenGer3.hap1.cur.20231027, whole genome shotgun sequence:
AATCCTGGTGTAAAGTTAAAATGCATCTGACATATCAACAAACAATCCATGACCTAAAGAATTTGAACCTCTGCTCCTGGAAGCATAACAATTTCCTGGAGAAGAACTGGTGGATATTTGGTAGTCAAGGGCCAATCAGAAATGTCCGGCGGTCTTATCGGCAACCACACTCGTCCACCACCATATCCTGGTAGTGTCTGAGCACCACATTGTCATTGTTGTCATAGTAGAGCATGGAGATGGGCGAGAGACGAATGGGTACGCAGCAGGGCTCGGGCGTGCCGCGCGGGTCCAGGGAATGCACCAGGGTCTGCAGGATGGCGTGGTTGGTGCCGTTCAGGCTCTCGCTGAGGGGGAACGGGCACTCGCCGTGGCAGTAGTTAGCCATGTAGCCCTGCGGAGCGATGATCCAGTCCTGCCAGCCCACATCCTTGAAGTCGATGTAGAGGCGGCGTGGCTTGCACACATTGCTGGGCGTCACGGGGAGGTGGACGGCACTTCTCCTCCGTCTGGAGTGGCACTGGTGGGGGTTGAGGGACACGGCCACCAACAAGGCCTGGATCTCCGGCAGGGTAAAGGTGGGTTCCAGCGGGAGGGAGTTACCTGGGTGAAAAGGAAGCAGCTCTTCTGGGCCCGTGTTGTGCGGCAGCAGCTCTAAAACCAAACCATAGTTGTGGCCCGGCTTGCGCCAGTTTTCTGCCAGGGAGGTGAGGTCCAGCGTGAGGGAAGCAGGTTCAGGTCGAAGCCGCACAGACTGGGATAGCAGGAGTTGGCGGTTGGCCTCGTGGTTCGCTCCCCTCAGCGTGGCTCGGATCACTTTATACAGAGACACGCTGAGGGCCTGGGGGCCCAGCAAGAGCTCTGCGGCTCTCGACACCTTCCAGTGGAACTTGACTTCCAGCTGTGCCAGAGAGAGCTGCTCCACAGACTGCACGACTGACATGTTGAAGAAAAGCTGTTTCTCCAGACAGCCATGACAGCTGCTGATCCGGCCAGACATCAGCCTACCTGCACGACATTAGATGAAGAGGAAATGAAGTTCAGCATGTGGCATTCTTTGACAAGGACACAATCATTACTGTTACTCAAAGATGTAGATTtagggggagacagggggcatGTCCCCCTCACTATTAGGAGAAGGATGAATCGTCACCCTCAATCATTCCTCCCTCTAatgcatatactgtagtttTACTCACTCTGCATTTTTAGAAGGACAGTTGAGCAAACACCCCTTCCCCTTTAAAAATATGGACCCTTCT
This genomic window contains:
- the gdf3 gene encoding protein DVR-1; its protein translation is MLRPIGQSAPIINPSRVGEERLGHLYLWRTPLLAAGPDMTPLVLLNVFFLSVCALSNVEEMESQERLFLSSLGLSGRPKPAGTRRRVPSMLWRMFRGREDNKAPDSDPCTVSEYGVRGNIIRYVQDQGRLMSGRISSCHGCLEKQLFFNMSVVQSVEQLSLAQLEVKFHWKVSRAAELLLGPQALSVSLYKVIRATLRGANHEANRQLLLSQSVRLRPEPASLTLDLTSLAENWRKPGHNYGLVLELLPHNTGPEELLPFHPGNSLPLEPTFTLPEIQALLVAVSLNPHQCHSRRRRSAVHLPVTPSNVCKPRRLYIDFKDVGWQDWIIAPQGYMANYCHGECPFPLSESLNGTNHAILQTLVHSLDPRGTPEPCCVPIRLSPISMLYYDNNDNVVLRHYQDMVVDECGCR